Proteins from a genomic interval of Nitrospirota bacterium:
- a CDS encoding transglycosylase SLT domain-containing protein — MTLKTSRSRNIAMLLTLLLLSLILDQKSKAWGSSVNETLLSGTDQDVIDEVMENLPPFFDRRFNLLSGFLIDDNLLSITATELTPYLCRQSGLSPSVDKDTLIQETAAPQVQEFVLLASYKDDDSARDRVDRHIYLYTTQKRRTFATWLQRSGRYLDTIKAILKENELPADLVYLPLIESGYSTDARSSAHAVGPWQFMQSTGESYGLKTDYWRDERQDPIKSTVAAARYLKDLYNQFGSWSLALAAYNAGEGKVRRALRKSRSDNYWSIIRTRYLKQETRNYVSKFIAAGIIASEPEKYGFTDIDYHEPLKFEEAEINSPVSLSFIARCTDSTIKTIRGLNPELKRWCTPPDLKTYRIRVPEGTGERFNECFNNATPEERMPKIPYIIKKGDTLWDLAKSFHFTRRELYALNKGINPKRLIPGSIIYLPPTNGAYVTETKPKTPYIIKKGDTLWEIAKRLRITRKELFALNKDINPERLRPGSIIYLPLKR; from the coding sequence ATGACACTAAAAACCAGTAGAAGCCGCAACATTGCAATGCTACTTACTCTTCTTCTTCTGAGTCTGATACTCGACCAGAAAAGTAAGGCCTGGGGGTCTTCTGTTAATGAGACCCTGCTTTCAGGCACTGATCAGGATGTAATAGACGAGGTCATGGAGAATCTCCCCCCCTTCTTTGACCGGAGATTCAACCTGTTGTCAGGCTTTTTAATAGACGATAACCTGCTGTCGATAACTGCAACAGAGCTTACCCCCTATCTATGCAGGCAGTCCGGGCTTTCCCCTTCGGTGGATAAGGATACCCTTATTCAGGAGACAGCGGCCCCGCAGGTGCAGGAGTTTGTCCTCCTTGCCTCGTATAAAGATGATGATTCGGCAAGGGACAGGGTAGACAGGCATATATATCTGTATACAACCCAAAAAAGAAGGACCTTTGCAACCTGGCTTCAGCGGTCGGGCAGATACCTTGATACGATCAAGGCCATCCTTAAGGAGAACGAGCTGCCTGCAGACCTTGTTTATCTGCCCCTTATAGAGAGTGGTTACAGTACGGATGCACGCTCAAGTGCCCATGCAGTGGGCCCTTGGCAGTTCATGCAGTCAACCGGAGAGAGCTATGGACTTAAGACGGATTACTGGAGAGACGAAAGACAGGACCCGATAAAATCCACTGTTGCGGCAGCGCGTTATCTGAAAGACCTGTACAACCAGTTCGGCTCGTGGTCACTTGCCCTTGCTGCCTATAATGCAGGTGAGGGAAAGGTAAGGAGGGCTCTCCGCAAGAGCAGGTCTGACAATTACTGGAGCATCATCAGGACAAGATACCTGAAGCAGGAGACGAGGAACTATGTATCAAAGTTTATAGCAGCAGGGATAATCGCATCCGAGCCGGAGAAATACGGGTTTACCGATATTGATTATCATGAGCCGTTGAAGTTTGAGGAGGCTGAGATTAACAGCCCTGTATCACTGTCGTTTATAGCCAGGTGTACTGATTCGACGATAAAGACGATACGCGGGCTAAATCCCGAGTTGAAGAGATGGTGTACACCACCTGACCTCAAGACCTACAGGATTCGCGTACCTGAAGGAACGGGTGAGCGGTTTAACGAATGCTTCAATAATGCCACCCCTGAAGAGAGAATGCCGAAGATACCCTACATAATTAAAAAGGGGGATACTTTGTGGGACCTTGCAAAGAGTTTTCACTTTACCCGCAGGGAACTCTATGCCCTCAATAAGGGTATTAACCCCAAGAGGTTAATACCCGGCTCCATCATCTATCTCCCCCCAACTAACGGGGCCTATGTAACGGAGACCAAACCAAAGACACCCTATATCATAAAGAAAGGGGATACACTGTGGGAGATTGCAAAGAGATTGCGCATCACGCGTAAGGAACTCTTTGCCCTTAACAAAGATATCAACCCAGAAAGGCTGAGGCCGGGCTCGATTATTTATCTGCCCCTGAAAAGATAG
- the cdaA gene encoding diadenylate cyclase CdaA — MVEALRHLRWQDILDIIVVALVLYRVLLIINGTRAVQMLIGLGVLLGAFFLSSYLKLHTMYWIIQSLWAQVVLALIILFQPEIRKALAQMGETSFLPSLTSASELKSLEEIVRATVALSSRKIGALIVIERDISLKDFIEIGTPLDAKVSKEILLSIFHPSSPMHDGAVIIRIDRIVAAGCFLPITFRTDISRALGTRHRAAIGITEETDAVAITTSEETGMISFAVNGELETHMDMGHLRDILTEMFTERKKGKK, encoded by the coding sequence ATGGTAGAAGCCCTGAGACATCTGAGATGGCAGGATATACTGGACATTATCGTTGTAGCTCTTGTCCTGTACAGAGTGCTTCTGATCATAAACGGCACAAGGGCTGTCCAGATGCTCATCGGCCTTGGTGTTCTGCTGGGCGCCTTTTTTCTCTCCAGTTACCTCAAGCTTCATACAATGTACTGGATTATACAGAGCTTATGGGCACAGGTTGTCCTTGCCCTGATAATCCTTTTTCAGCCGGAGATAAGAAAGGCCCTCGCCCAGATGGGAGAGACCTCTTTTCTGCCTTCCCTTACCTCGGCCTCGGAACTGAAGTCACTGGAAGAGATAGTCAGGGCTACAGTGGCGCTGTCCAGCAGAAAGATAGGCGCCCTGATTGTAATTGAAAGGGATATATCACTCAAGGATTTTATAGAGATCGGGACGCCGCTTGATGCAAAGGTTTCAAAGGAGATTCTCCTCAGCATTTTTCATCCGAGCTCTCCCATGCATGACGGTGCAGTCATTATAAGGATTGACAGGATAGTGGCAGCAGGATGTTTTCTGCCCATAACCTTCAGGACGGACATAAGCCGCGCCCTGGGCACAAGACACCGGGCTGCAATCGGTATAACCGAAGAGACTGATGCCGTTGCCATAACAACTTCAGAGGAGACAGGCATGATCTCTTTTGCGGTTAACGGAGAGCTGGAGACTCACATGGATATGGGACACCTGCGCGATATACTTACGGAGATGTTCACAGAAAGAAAGAAGGGAAAGAAATGA
- a CDS encoding CdaR family protein, giving the protein MRDLLFKNLGLKILALCLAVILWFLISGRGVSEITLEVPIEYINIPPGFEIIKKDRDTVRVSLFGSEVVLRSIKPEDLRVYVDLKDAQPGKGAYRIKKRNIKVPPALTISNVNPSKVNIILDRTVRKKVPVKPDISGEPAPGKYISQIIIKPEEVEVEGPESVLKNISFVRTEPIDISGLDESSISKVNIVSDIPAARLMTGKVDVHIIIKEGTEK; this is encoded by the coding sequence ATGAGGGATTTACTCTTTAAAAACCTCGGCCTCAAGATACTCGCTCTCTGCCTGGCTGTAATCCTCTGGTTCCTGATATCCGGCAGGGGAGTCTCCGAAATCACCCTTGAAGTACCCATAGAATATATAAACATCCCGCCGGGATTTGAGATAATAAAAAAGGACCGTGATACGGTCAGGGTGAGTCTCTTTGGCAGTGAAGTGGTACTCAGGTCGATCAAGCCCGAAGACCTGAGGGTTTATGTAGACCTGAAAGACGCACAGCCCGGGAAAGGGGCATACAGGATAAAAAAACGTAATATAAAGGTGCCGCCGGCCCTTACAATCTCCAACGTAAACCCTTCAAAGGTAAATATCATCCTTGACAGGACAGTCAGGAAAAAAGTCCCTGTAAAGCCTGACATTTCCGGAGAGCCGGCGCCGGGGAAATATATAAGTCAGATAATCATAAAACCTGAGGAGGTGGAAGTAGAAGGACCAGAGAGTGTGCTGAAAAATATCTCCTTTGTCAGGACAGAGCCCATAGATATATCCGGACTGGATGAAAGCAGTATAAGCAAGGTCAATATAGTATCAGACATACCTGCTGCAAGATTAATGACAGGAAAAGTAGATGTACACATCATTATCAAGGAAGGAACAGAAAAATGA
- the glmM gene encoding phosphoglucosamine mutase: MKLFGTDGIRGRVNRNPMTPELVLKVGMAAAKVLRKEEGRNLVLIGKDTRISGYMIESALTSGICSMGMNVILVGPIPTPGIAFLTRTMRLDAGVVISASHNPFEDNGIKFFSFDGFKLPDKVEKEIEALVKDDSFLAKRPTGASIGKTYRLEDATGRYIEFIKSTIPKGMNLEGLRVVVDCANGAAYKITPEVLTELGADVITINNNPDGTNINHCCGSTDLAHLKEEVLRNAAHIGVAHDGDADRTLFVDETGREVDGDKVLAIWGVALKKEGKLKNDAVVATVMSNLGIEHYLQRKGIKLIRTDVGDRFVVEEIQRGGYNLGGEQSGHIIFFDYNTTGDGPVTALQMLYLMKKTGAPLSEMVSDIFLYPQILENVKVKKKDIIKNTGVVRKIKEAEKILDGKGRVLVRPSGTEQKVRVMVEGSDRETIQAVAAGIVKTILSASSRD, encoded by the coding sequence ATGAAACTTTTTGGAACTGATGGTATCCGCGGACGGGTTAACAGGAACCCCATGACTCCGGAACTCGTACTGAAGGTGGGCATGGCTGCAGCAAAGGTATTGAGAAAAGAGGAGGGGAGGAACCTGGTCCTTATTGGCAAGGATACCCGTATATCAGGCTATATGATAGAGAGCGCCCTGACATCCGGGATATGCTCCATGGGGATGAATGTCATCCTTGTAGGACCCATACCCACTCCGGGCATAGCCTTCCTGACACGAACGATGAGGCTTGATGCAGGAGTCGTTATCTCTGCATCACATAATCCCTTTGAGGATAACGGAATCAAGTTTTTCTCGTTTGACGGGTTCAAACTCCCTGACAAGGTGGAAAAAGAGATAGAAGCCCTGGTCAAGGATGACTCCTTTCTTGCAAAAAGACCTACCGGAGCATCCATAGGAAAGACCTACAGGCTTGAGGATGCAACCGGGAGGTACATAGAATTCATAAAATCCACGATCCCGAAGGGCATGAATCTTGAGGGCCTGAGGGTAGTGGTGGATTGTGCCAACGGGGCGGCGTACAAAATTACCCCGGAGGTGCTGACCGAACTGGGCGCAGATGTTATTACAATAAACAACAATCCCGACGGCACGAATATCAATCACTGTTGCGGCTCCACTGACCTTGCACATCTTAAAGAAGAGGTATTGCGCAATGCCGCACATATCGGGGTTGCTCATGATGGTGATGCCGACAGGACCCTCTTTGTCGATGAGACAGGCAGGGAGGTGGACGGAGACAAGGTCCTGGCTATCTGGGGCGTGGCACTGAAAAAAGAGGGCAAACTGAAGAATGATGCCGTGGTTGCAACAGTTATGAGCAACCTTGGAATTGAACATTACCTTCAGAGAAAGGGGATAAAGCTCATAAGGACAGACGTGGGAGACAGGTTTGTGGTTGAGGAGATACAGAGGGGAGGCTACAACCTTGGAGGGGAGCAGTCAGGGCATATAATATTTTTTGACTACAACACAACAGGAGACGGCCCTGTTACCGCACTTCAGATGCTTTATCTCATGAAGAAAACAGGAGCACCTCTTTCCGAGATGGTCTCCGACATATTCCTCTACCCCCAGATCCTCGAAAATGTAAAGGTGAAGAAAAAAGATATTATTAAAAATACCGGGGTTGTAAGGAAGATAAAAGAGGCTGAAAAGATACTCGACGGAAAAGGCAGGGTGCTTGTGAGGCCCTCCGGCACTGAGCAGAAGGTAAGGGTCATGGTTGAGGGCAGTGACAGGGAGACAATACAGGCCGTTGCTGCCGGGATTGTCAAAACAATTTTATCGGCAAGCAGTCGGGATTAA
- a CDS encoding DNA internalization-related competence protein ComEC/Rec2: protein MTPALPYIWFISGVGAFYLYQFFPVVTLFLFSLLLAVLYKNSGRHVIVYAAIVLLAFSYAQFREEPAETKESRITLSLKTRELQPFSGVVSGLPITTERGYIQEIQLRYPEARQKTFLSADRPLMPGSLLEGFAYMSTKGPRINPGSRNREPVMFLKTDGTLLLSRDDSIQWLPQRMRWRLYNYFRSNFSPDAASLLSAIVIGHRESSNNTLYAAYAGTGLAHLMSISGTHFALFTLLTFFLIRYSARWLPYRWLVWLTVRLSLDEIAALLTFPLILLYLLLSGGRIPAMRSFLMINIFLLGLLIGRKGQWLNSLLLAATVILFLDPESLKTISFQLSFLAVFFIGITLETFEGHIRQERFNPALQKLFRLILVTAGALIGTSPLVLYYFHTVSTLSMPANLIFTPVICFSILPAGVFGGMIYLVTGFFPLKGMLQGMVDIVNSSVSYISGIGNTALSVGAFPAITLFFIYPAIYFALRKRWRWFILSTTALAATIILTFISYDRALPRVTFLDVAQGDAAVIESSDGRTIIVDTGYTGREVVDFLRYKGIKGVDALVITHADKDHSGGLWKLLSSVPVKEVWDNGLLRYSPQLGQDIIHREIEAGDILTSGESGFLALHPRRGYYTISEADDNNYSLVLRFQDRDLKVLFTGDIEADAEESLVELKKYLPSDVLKVAHHGSKTSSTRAFLDSVNPAAAIISVGTGNPYGHPHRAALQRLSGFNLFRTDLGGAIRVETDPVKGLVVKRFRDYRLKRTAGPGDPEEIDNLKRLILLW, encoded by the coding sequence ATGACCCCGGCCCTGCCATATATATGGTTTATTTCAGGGGTCGGTGCCTTTTATCTCTATCAGTTTTTCCCTGTCGTAACCCTCTTTCTGTTTTCCCTCCTTCTGGCAGTCCTTTATAAAAACAGCGGCAGGCATGTCATTGTATATGCAGCTATCGTGCTTCTTGCCTTCAGCTATGCGCAGTTCAGGGAAGAACCTGCTGAGACAAAAGAGTCCCGCATTACTCTCTCATTAAAGACAAGAGAACTGCAGCCATTTTCAGGTGTTGTCTCAGGACTACCGATTACTACAGAACGCGGATACATTCAGGAGATTCAGCTCAGGTATCCGGAGGCAAGGCAAAAAACCTTTCTGTCAGCAGACCGGCCCCTGATGCCGGGCTCACTTCTTGAGGGGTTTGCCTACATGAGCACCAAGGGGCCGCGCATAAATCCCGGAAGCCGGAACCGGGAACCCGTCATGTTTCTGAAGACAGACGGCACCCTGCTCTTGAGCAGGGATGACTCCATCCAATGGCTTCCGCAGCGGATGAGGTGGAGGTTATATAATTATTTCAGGTCAAACTTCAGCCCTGATGCGGCCTCCCTGCTGTCAGCCATAGTAATTGGTCACCGGGAAAGCAGCAACAATACGCTCTATGCCGCATATGCCGGGACAGGACTTGCCCACCTCATGAGCATCTCGGGCACACACTTTGCCCTATTTACACTTCTGACCTTCTTTCTCATCAGATATTCGGCAAGGTGGCTGCCGTACAGATGGCTTGTATGGCTGACCGTCAGGCTGAGTCTTGACGAGATTGCCGCCCTTCTAACGTTCCCGCTTATACTGCTCTATCTCCTCCTGTCAGGCGGCCGTATCCCTGCAATGAGGTCATTCCTCATGATAAACATTTTCCTGCTGGGCCTCCTGATCGGCAGAAAGGGTCAGTGGCTTAACAGCCTTCTGCTTGCAGCGACTGTTATCCTTTTTTTAGACCCGGAATCCCTGAAAACCATCTCTTTTCAGCTCTCCTTCCTTGCCGTCTTCTTTATAGGCATTACCCTGGAGACTTTTGAGGGACATATTCGGCAGGAGAGGTTTAACCCGGCATTGCAGAAACTTTTTAGATTAATTTTAGTTACTGCAGGTGCATTGATTGGTACCTCCCCACTCGTTCTTTACTATTTCCATACCGTTTCAACTCTCAGTATGCCCGCAAATCTGATATTCACCCCTGTTATCTGTTTTTCGATCCTGCCTGCCGGTGTATTTGGAGGGATGATTTATCTTGTAACAGGATTTTTCCCCCTCAAGGGAATGCTTCAGGGTATGGTGGATATTGTGAATTCTTCAGTCAGCTATATCTCCGGGATTGGAAATACAGCCCTCTCCGTTGGGGCATTTCCGGCAATAACCCTCTTCTTCATCTATCCTGCAATATATTTTGCCCTGAGGAAGAGGTGGAGATGGTTCATTTTAAGCACAACAGCCCTTGCAGCCACCATTATTTTGACCTTTATCTCTTATGACAGAGCCCTTCCAAGGGTAACATTTCTTGATGTTGCCCAAGGTGACGCTGCGGTGATTGAGTCCTCAGACGGCAGAACGATTATTGTGGACACCGGTTACACGGGAAGGGAAGTCGTGGACTTTCTCAGGTACAAAGGCATCAAGGGAGTGGATGCCCTGGTCATAACTCATGCAGACAAAGACCATTCAGGTGGCCTGTGGAAGCTGCTCAGCTCCGTTCCGGTAAAGGAGGTATGGGATAACGGGCTCCTCAGGTACAGCCCGCAGTTAGGGCAGGATATCATCCACAGAGAGATAGAGGCCGGAGATATTCTGACCTCCGGGGAAAGCGGATTCCTCGCCCTTCATCCCCGGAGGGGTTATTACACCATTTCCGAGGCTGATGATAATAATTACTCGCTGGTGTTGAGGTTTCAGGACAGAGACCTCAAGGTACTCTTTACCGGAGATATCGAGGCAGATGCAGAAGAGTCCCTTGTTGAACTTAAAAAATATCTTCCAAGCGATGTGCTGAAGGTTGCACACCACGGCAGCAAGACATCAAGCACCAGGGCATTCCTTGATTCAGTCAATCCTGCGGCAGCAATCATAAGTGTGGGAACAGGAAACCCCTACGGCCATCCCCACAGGGCAGCCCTGCAGAGGCTCTCGGGCTTTAATCTCTTCAGAACAGATCTGGGCGGTGCAATCAGGGTGGAGACAGACCCCGTAAAAGGGCTTGTGGTAAAGCGGTTCAGGGATTACAGACTGAAGAGGACAGCTGGGCCGGGAGACCCGGAGGAGATAGATAATCTCAAAAGATTAATCCTTCTCTGGTAG
- a CDS encoding RNA-binding protein — MNIYVGNLPYDVTEDELKALFSEFGEVSTVNIITDKFSGQSKGFGFVEMPNDSEADEAIKALDGRELKGRNIKVNQAKPRGERPQR; from the coding sequence ATGAATATTTATGTCGGAAATCTGCCTTACGATGTAACCGAGGATGAGTTGAAAGCACTTTTTTCAGAGTTTGGAGAAGTAAGTACTGTTAACATTATAACGGACAAGTTTTCAGGGCAGTCGAAGGGGTTCGGATTTGTAGAAATGCCTAACGATTCAGAAGCAGATGAAGCAATTAAAGCCCTGGATGGAAGAGAACTGAAGGGACGTAATATAAAGGTTAATCAGGCAAAACCTCGAGGAGAGCGCCCGCAACGCTGA
- a CDS encoding YajQ family cyclic di-GMP-binding protein encodes MAEAHSFDIVCVVDMQEVDNAVNQAMKEISQRFDFKGSKSNIELNKDKGVITVISDDEQKIKSVIDILQSKLVKRGISLKALSYGKVEPAAGDTVKQVITLQQGIPQDKAKEIVKFIKNTKLKVTSEIQQEQVRVKGKKIDDLQAIMSRVKEKDFGIHLQFTNYR; translated from the coding sequence ATGGCAGAAGCACATTCTTTTGACATTGTATGCGTAGTGGATATGCAGGAAGTAGACAACGCCGTAAATCAGGCAATGAAAGAAATAAGTCAGAGGTTTGACTTTAAAGGGAGTAAAAGCAATATTGAGCTTAACAAGGATAAGGGCGTTATTACGGTTATTTCCGATGATGAGCAGAAGATTAAGAGCGTTATCGATATTCTGCAGTCAAAGCTTGTAAAGAGGGGGATTTCTCTCAAGGCCCTGAGCTATGGCAAAGTGGAGCCGGCAGCAGGGGATACAGTCAAACAGGTAATAACCCTTCAGCAGGGAATCCCTCAGGATAAGGCAAAGGAGATAGTAAAGTTCATAAAAAACACCAAGCTTAAGGTGACCTCGGAGATCCAGCAAGAACAGGTTCGGGTTAAAGGGAAAAAGATAGACGACCTTCAGGCCATTATGTCCAGGGTTAAGGAAAAGGACTTTGGAATACACCTGCAGTTTACAAACTACAGGTAG
- a CDS encoding peroxidase-related enzyme (This protein belongs to a clade of uncharacterized proteins related to peroxidases such as the alkylhydroperoxidase AhpD.) — protein MESHESDLREEIRDDAEVSRIQEDYRQANLDPATRKLLDFAAKLTLTPKEINRTDVEVLRATGFADEDILDAAQLIGYFNYTNRVMDSLGIDPEPGMRYKPE, from the coding sequence ATGGAGAGCCATGAATCCGATCTCCGTGAAGAGATCAGAGACGATGCCGAGGTATCGAGAATTCAGGAGGATTACCGCCAGGCCAACCTTGATCCAGCCACCAGAAAACTGCTCGACTTTGCAGCCAAATTAACGCTGACCCCTAAAGAAATCAACAGAACAGATGTTGAAGTTTTACGTGCAACCGGATTTGCCGACGAAGACATCCTTGACGCAGCACAACTCATTGGTTATTTTAACTACACCAACCGTGTTATGGATAGCCTTGGAATAGATCCCGAACCCGGGATGAGATACAAACCGGAATAA
- a CDS encoding peroxidase — MSWIRTIAEEDADGLLAEIYEETRAKAGRVLNLVKVQSLRPETMAIGRKLYRHMMDSPGGLSKLQRVLIATVVSKLNGCYY, encoded by the coding sequence ATGAGCTGGATCCGTACGATAGCAGAAGAAGATGCTGATGGTTTATTGGCAGAGATCTACGAGGAGACTCGCGCAAAAGCAGGGCGCGTACTTAATCTGGTAAAAGTCCAGAGCCTCCGCCCGGAGACCATGGCAATCGGGAGGAAGCTTTACCGCCACATGATGGATAGCCCGGGAGGTCTAAGCAAACTGCAGCGGGTACTGATCGCTACAGTAGTGTCAAAGCTCAATGGCTGCTATTACTGA
- a CDS encoding carbohydrate kinase family protein, translating to MNIYVSGSMAYDRIMDFPGKFSDHILPDKIHILNVCFTVNGLVEKFGGTAGNVAYSLSLLEESPVILATIGKDYGSYFDWLKKNGISVEGIKIINDEFTAGAYITTDKSDNQITGFNPGAMKYPSGYKFNSDGTGDSIALIAPGNLQDMIEYAKTCRDSGIDYICDPGQSLTAWKGDALREWINGSAILISNDYELEMIMKMTGLDKKGLLGLTRTIVTTLGEKGALVSTSDGDTTIPPAKVSGVVDPTGAGDACRAGLIKGLVTGKDMETAVKMGAVAAVYAIEKYGTQEHRYTYEDFVERYTSNFGPL from the coding sequence ATGAATATTTATGTTTCAGGTTCAATGGCATACGACAGGATAATGGATTTCCCCGGTAAATTTTCAGATCACATTTTACCGGACAAGATACATATTTTGAATGTCTGTTTCACTGTTAACGGGTTAGTGGAAAAATTCGGAGGCACTGCCGGCAATGTGGCATATTCGTTGAGTCTGCTTGAAGAGAGTCCGGTTATACTTGCGACCATAGGGAAGGACTATGGAAGTTATTTCGATTGGCTGAAGAAGAACGGGATTTCCGTTGAGGGGATAAAGATAATCAATGATGAGTTTACTGCCGGTGCATATATAACAACCGACAAATCCGACAACCAGATAACAGGGTTTAATCCGGGTGCAATGAAGTATCCCTCCGGGTATAAGTTCAATAGTGACGGAACAGGAGACTCCATTGCCCTGATAGCACCCGGCAACCTTCAGGACATGATAGAGTATGCAAAGACTTGCAGGGACAGTGGCATCGATTATATCTGCGACCCCGGACAGTCGCTTACTGCCTGGAAAGGGGATGCGCTCAGGGAGTGGATTAATGGTTCAGCGATACTTATCTCCAATGATTACGAACTCGAGATGATTATGAAGATGACCGGACTGGATAAAAAGGGGCTTTTAGGGCTTACACGTACCATAGTTACAACCCTCGGAGAAAAAGGAGCTCTTGTCAGTACTTCAGATGGTGACACCACTATACCTCCGGCAAAGGTTTCCGGAGTTGTTGACCCTACAGGTGCAGGTGATGCATGCAGGGCGGGACTGATAAAAGGGCTTGTTACGGGCAAGGATATGGAGACTGCAGTCAAGATGGGCGCTGTTGCGGCAGTGTATGCGATAGAGAAATACGGCACTCAGGAACATCGGTATACATACGAGGATTTTGTTGAACGATACACAAGCAACTTTGGTCCGTTGTGA
- a CDS encoding TolC family protein, which translates to MIPSGVNNCNRLSGTLLKLLLLVHAVLLFVLPSNALSLTLEEGLKIVSERGRDIKISEAEEDVVREGVQLARSPLLPQVDLYAHQTWLRYRPEALLGAFEAIPISEKDFLTYGFRVNQLVYDFGSTYSMLRASRLGLKEKKLDTLRVRNLVALNFTLAYLDLLETGKFLTVAQNEVKRFEAHLNDTRAMYEEGLITKNDLLQAEVMLSDARQRLLTTENLRAMRASRINSLLVKPLNEEVSPEEISVRPYTEMSLEAAWESAVRLRPELKGIQTRIRAKKEELKATKARFYPDIYLSGGYEYQENRYMVYEGNWSLLAGVKINLFSGGATRARIRRGGAELKTLGLTEEKLRDNIMLEVKKAYLQLRSTGKKVEVTSEAVAQAEENQRLQRLRYREGVGTATDVIDAVTLMSRAETNYWSAVYDLKRAEAGLLHAMGEDINGVYGKSSP; encoded by the coding sequence GTGATCCCCTCCGGCGTCAATAACTGCAACCGGTTATCCGGCACACTCCTGAAGCTTTTGCTTCTCGTGCATGCCGTTCTTCTGTTTGTGCTGCCATCAAATGCCTTATCCCTGACCCTTGAAGAGGGGCTTAAAATAGTTTCCGAGCGGGGCAGGGATATAAAGATATCCGAGGCAGAAGAGGATGTGGTAAGGGAGGGAGTGCAACTGGCAAGGTCTCCACTGCTGCCCCAGGTGGACCTCTATGCACATCAGACCTGGCTGAGGTACCGGCCGGAGGCGCTTTTGGGGGCTTTTGAGGCCATCCCTATCTCTGAGAAAGACTTCCTCACCTACGGCTTCAGGGTAAACCAGTTGGTATATGACTTTGGCAGTACCTATTCGATGCTGAGGGCCTCCAGGCTTGGATTAAAGGAAAAAAAGCTGGACACACTCAGGGTGAGAAACCTTGTTGCCCTTAATTTTACACTTGCCTACCTTGACCTCCTTGAGACAGGGAAGTTCCTGACAGTGGCTCAGAATGAGGTCAAACGATTTGAGGCGCATCTGAATGACACCAGGGCAATGTATGAGGAAGGACTTATTACAAAGAACGACCTGCTTCAGGCAGAGGTTATGCTCTCTGATGCAAGGCAGAGACTTTTAACCACAGAAAACCTCCGGGCAATGAGGGCTTCCAGGATAAACAGCCTGCTTGTAAAACCCCTGAACGAAGAGGTCAGTCCGGAGGAGATCAGTGTAAGACCCTATACAGAGATGAGCCTTGAGGCTGCATGGGAGTCTGCAGTGCGATTAAGGCCTGAACTTAAAGGGATACAGACAAGAATAAGGGCAAAGAAGGAAGAGTTGAAGGCAACAAAGGCAAGGTTTTATCCGGATATATACCTCTCCGGCGGATACGAATATCAGGAGAACCGTTACATGGTCTATGAGGGTAACTGGTCTCTTCTGGCAGGGGTAAAAATAAACCTCTTTTCAGGCGGTGCAACCAGGGCAAGGATAAGGCGGGGCGGGGCGGAGCTCAAAACGCTCGGTCTGACGGAAGAAAAACTCCGTGACAACATAATGCTTGAGGTGAAGAAGGCGTATCTTCAACTCCGGAGTACCGGGAAAAAGGTGGAGGTGACCAGCGAGGCGGTGGCACAGGCAGAAGAGAACCAGAGGCTCCAGAGGCTTCGCTATCGTGAAGGCGTTGGAACGGCAACGGATGTCATAGACGCTGTAACGCTGATGAGCAGGGCAGAGACAAACTACTGGAGTGCTGTTTATGATCTGAAGAGGGCTGAGGCAGGACTGCTGCATGCAATGGGAGAGGATATTAACGGGGTCTACGGGAAGAGCAGTCCCTGA
- a CDS encoding HEAT repeat domain-containing protein, translated as MIADYMQKGFLENIIDMFKHDTSLYSITGDLLRDERVRVRIGVTALIEELQKERPEEARLAITPLLPLLNDDNPTVRGDAAYLIATIGGKEELEALKPLLNDPEPQVAEIVRDILDER; from the coding sequence ATGATTGCTGATTACATGCAAAAGGGTTTTCTGGAAAACATAATAGATATGTTCAAACATGATACATCCCTCTATTCAATTACAGGAGACCTGCTGCGGGATGAAAGGGTACGGGTGAGGATAGGGGTTACCGCACTCATTGAGGAGCTGCAAAAGGAGAGGCCAGAGGAGGCAAGGCTTGCAATCACTCCACTGCTGCCTTTGCTCAACGATGATAATCCCACTGTAAGGGGAGATGCCGCCTACCTGATTGCAACCATTGGAGGGAAAGAAGAGCTTGAAGCACTGAAACCACTGTTAAACGACCCCGAGCCCCAGGTGGCTGAAATCGTAAGGGATATTCTGGACGAGAGGTAA